From one Cyprinus carpio isolate SPL01 chromosome B3, ASM1834038v1, whole genome shotgun sequence genomic stretch:
- the LOC109076671 gene encoding chromobox protein homolog 8-like, with protein MNMELSSIGEQVFAVESITKKRIRKGNVEYLLKWQGWPPKYSTWEPEDNILDPRLVLAYEEKEEKERALAYKRKGLRPRRVILRNLYPMDLRSKHKVSDKSTPRIRLSLTRSMGTEIDQNGRRCQRIEKRKNRQYRSKLMNDIKRFQQPRRHPLLLKDSEKEWDGDEEDEQRKKVKKMRTNGEKTTEVHQDIPSGQEMSEGYNSSAEHEAVITIEETENCSSIFDHAEKPSEYTGPVLGATVNSTITNTQENTPVTNTAGDEDSVRVSHDMTNTDQSLHNSTKSGAKQGVFDKVQNRPSVIEVHSSAKCRQDEVSERGELDSSEAKEKKGMDAVVTAECTLLQVPVDQSQTPSTTTVHPGKVIVTQVTINSLTVTFKEAMSAEGFFSGYGL; from the exons GGAAATGTGGAATATCTGCTAAAGTGGCAAGGATGGCCGCCTAA GTACAGCACCTGGGAACCAGAGGACAACATATTGGACCCTCGTCTTGTCCTCGCCTATGAAGAAAA AGAGGAGAAGGAAAGAGCTCTGGCTTATAAGAGGAAAGGCTTGAGACCCCGTCGAGTTATTCTGCGG AACCTCTATCCAATGGACCTGCGAAGTAAACACAAGGTTTCAGATAAATCCACCCCGAGAATCCGCCTGTCACTCACCCGCTCCATGGGGACAGAAATAGACCAGAATGGGCGGCGCTGCCAGCGCATAGAGAAACGCAAGAACAGACAGTACAGGTCCAAACTCATGAATGACATCAAACGATTCCAGCAACCAAGAAGACATCCACTTCTTCTAAAAGACTCAGAGAAAGAATGGGATGGAGATGAGGAAGATGAGCAGAGGAAAAAGGTGAAGAAGATGagaacaaatggagaaaaaacaacagaagtgCACCAGGACATTCCAAGTG GTCAAGAGATGTCGGAGGGGTACAACTCTTCGGCAGAACATGAAGCTGTAATCACTATTGAAGAAACTGAGAACTGCTCTTCCATTTTTGACCACGCCGAGAAGCCAAGCGAGTATACAGGTCCAGTTTTAGGAGCAACAGTAAACAGTACAATCACCAACACACAAGAGAACACGCCAGTCACAAACACTGCAGGGGATGAGGACTCTGTACGGGTATCACATGACATGACAAACACTGACCAATCACTACACAACAGCACCAAGTCAGGAGCCAAGCAAGGTGTGTTTGACAAAGTACAGAACAGACCTTCGGTTATCGAGGTACATTCGAGCGCTAAATGTAGACAGGACGAGGTAAGTGAAAGGGGCGAGCTAGACAGTTCAGAGGCCAAAGAAAAGAAAGGGATGGATGCTGTTGTTACAGCAGAATGCACATTATTACAAGTCCCAGTTGACCAATCACAGACTCCCTCCACCACCACAGTGCATCCTGGGAAAGTCATTGTGACTCAGGTGACGATAAATTCCTTGACCGTCACCTTCAAAGAGGCCATGAGTGCAGAAGGCTTTTTTAGTGGCTATGGGCTTTAG